The following are encoded in a window of Synechocystis sp. PCC 6714 genomic DNA:
- a CDS encoding glycine betaine ABC transporter substrate-binding protein, whose amino-acid sequence MTSLANLWPQLLTHTQEHIQLVAIAMTVAVLIGIPLGVVISRVPRLAQPILIFANAAQTIPCLAMFGFLITVPFLGGIGPTPAIVALMLYALLPLIRNTYTGLKSVDPELKEAALALGMTPQQVLIYIELPLALTIILAGVRVATVTCVGIATIAAAIGGGGLGVFIFQGISLVNDQLILAGAIPAALIALIADWGIGLIEKQLSRHGPRLSRWQRNLRWGTVGLGGFLGLSFLIHALWFGNPANITIGAKNFTEQYVLGELLAQQIENKTNLTVNRRFNLGGTNIAHEAVKSGAIAGYVEYTGTAYTVILKQQPISNAEEVYETVKRDYARKFQLTVFPSLGFENTFALVVRPTDAQRYGLKKISDLVPLENEWQAGFGYEFLNRPDGYPGLSRTYSLKFTKPPIAMDLGLIYTALITNQVDLVAGNSTDGQIFKNKLIVLEDNKRYFPPYYAVPIFNDKILKTYPQIRPAINELAEILTATEIQQLNLQMDEGNTDVKKLVQAFLQTKGLI is encoded by the coding sequence ATGACCTCATTAGCCAATCTTTGGCCCCAACTGTTAACCCACACCCAAGAACATATTCAACTAGTGGCGATCGCCATGACGGTGGCGGTTTTAATCGGTATTCCGTTGGGGGTGGTGATTAGTCGAGTACCCCGTCTAGCCCAGCCGATTTTGATTTTTGCCAATGCGGCCCAGACTATCCCTTGTTTGGCCATGTTTGGTTTTTTGATTACGGTGCCATTTTTGGGAGGCATTGGCCCTACCCCGGCGATCGTGGCGTTGATGCTCTATGCCCTGTTGCCCTTGATTCGCAACACATACACGGGGCTAAAATCCGTTGATCCCGAATTAAAAGAAGCGGCCCTCGCTTTAGGCATGACCCCTCAACAGGTCTTGATTTATATCGAATTACCCTTAGCATTAACAATCATTTTGGCCGGTGTGCGGGTGGCGACGGTAACTTGTGTGGGTATTGCCACCATTGCGGCGGCGATCGGTGGAGGGGGGTTGGGAGTGTTTATTTTTCAGGGTATTTCCTTGGTCAATGACCAACTGATCCTAGCCGGAGCCATTCCAGCCGCGTTGATTGCTTTAATCGCTGATTGGGGCATTGGCTTAATCGAAAAACAACTGTCCCGCCATGGCCCCCGGTTATCCCGTTGGCAACGCAATTTGCGCTGGGGAACGGTCGGTTTAGGGGGATTTCTGGGATTATCATTTTTGATTCATGCTCTCTGGTTTGGCAACCCGGCAAATATTACCATTGGCGCAAAAAATTTTACTGAGCAATACGTGTTGGGAGAACTGCTTGCCCAACAAATTGAAAATAAAACTAATTTGACAGTCAATCGCCGTTTTAATTTGGGGGGTACCAATATTGCCCATGAAGCGGTCAAATCCGGGGCGATCGCTGGTTATGTGGAATATACAGGCACTGCTTACACAGTTATTTTGAAACAACAACCTATTTCTAATGCAGAAGAAGTTTACGAGACAGTTAAAAGAGATTATGCCAGAAAATTTCAGTTAACCGTTTTTCCCTCTTTGGGGTTTGAAAACACTTTTGCGCTCGTTGTGCGTCCCACCGATGCCCAACGCTATGGTCTTAAAAAGATTAGTGATTTAGTGCCTTTAGAAAATGAATGGCAGGCAGGGTTTGGTTATGAATTTCTTAACCGTCCTGATGGTTACCCCGGTCTGAGTCGTACCTATAGTTTGAAATTTACTAAACCTCCGATTGCCATGGATTTAGGTTTAATTTATACAGCATTAATAACAAACCAAGTTGATTTGGTGGCAGGTAATTCCACCGATGGGCAAATTTTTAAAAATAAACTGATTGTCTTGGAAGATAATAAACGCTATTTTCCACCCTATTACGCCGTACCTATTTTCAATGATAAAATCTTAAAAACCTATCCTCAAATCCGACCAGCGATCAATGAATTAGCCGAGATCTTGACCGCCACAGAAATTCAACAACTCAACTTGCAAATGGATGAGGGCAATACTGATGTGAAAAAGTTGGTACAAGCCTTTTTGCAGACCAAGGGGTTAATTTAA
- a CDS encoding CAP domain-containing protein, translating into MILFQGKDSLYYHNGNGGDNWKIGSPQTHIFNAHQTRSLADLQTQALTLVNRDRQLNNLSPLVADPLITKTAQGHAEDMAKRNFYGHDTPEGKSPTDRYQALGGKGGVGENIVVLPRSPYFSLNYGLVERFQKSWMYSEGHRKNLLTPNYTKFGYGIATNPKTAKVYAVQNFQ; encoded by the coding sequence ATGATTTTGTTTCAGGGCAAGGATTCACTCTACTATCACAATGGCAATGGTGGCGATAACTGGAAAATTGGCTCGCCCCAGACCCATATATTCAATGCCCATCAGACTCGTTCCTTGGCCGACCTTCAAACCCAAGCCCTTACTCTGGTCAACCGAGATCGCCAGTTAAACAATCTTTCGCCTCTGGTGGCAGACCCCTTGATTACCAAAACAGCTCAGGGTCACGCGGAGGATATGGCCAAACGGAATTTTTATGGTCACGATACCCCTGAAGGGAAGTCCCCCACCGACCGTTATCAAGCTCTGGGTGGAAAGGGTGGAGTCGGTGAAAATATTGTGGTCTTACCCCGCTCTCCCTATTTCTCTCTCAACTACGGACTGGTAGAACGGTTTCAGAAAAGTTGGATGTATTCGGAAGGACATCGCAAAAACCTATTGACTCCCAACTACACTAAGTTTGGCTATGGCATTGCCACTAATCCTAAAACGGCTAAAGTCTATGCTGTTCAAAATTTTCAATGA